The sequence ATAGACACTGCACGGAACCACTGGATGGGGATCTGGCAGGACGCCACCGCACTGGGCTGGAGCCCCAGCGACCCGGGCAGTTGACAACTGCGACCCCATAGGCAGTCGAGGACTACAGAGCGGCCGACCAGACCAAGGTATCGAAAATGGAATCGGCGGCAGCCGCGAGCGAGGCATCCCAACCCAACCACGGTGAAGTCGGCGAGCTGAGGTCCAACCCGCGGCGCTGCTCATCGAACACTCAGAGAACCCTATGGCACGCTCCCGCGTGCCCATCCTCATCCGAAGCCCGGACGGCCATGTGCAGAGGACTTCGGGCACTCGTGCAGTCGACTTCGAACATTGACAGCCCGACAGCTATCCAGGCGGGACACCTCGTCTTGCGAAGTCGTCTCGACGGCGCGTGTCTCAATGCTCGACCTGGCTGGGGGTTGATGAAACGCTATGACCCATGCGGCTACTGGGATACACCAGGGTGAGCACTGCCGCGCAGGATGCGCAGCTCCAGGTGGATGCGCTCGTTGGTGCCGGGGTTGAGCGCCGGGACGTGTTCTCGGATGTGACCTCGGGCAGCCGGTCCGCGGTCGAACGGCCGGGGATGAAGCTTTTGCTGGCCTACGTCGAGTCCGGAGACACCGTGGTGGTCTGGCGGATCGACCGGCTCGGCCGGTCGCTGGTCGACGTGCTCGACACCGTGAACCTGTTGCGCGAACGGGAGGTCAAGGTCCGGTCGGTCTCGGACGGGATCGACCCCGAGACCGCGTCGGGCCGGATGATGCTCGGCATGTTGGCCACGCTGGCCGAGTACGAGCGTGAGTTGATCACCGAGCGGATCAACGCCGGCATCGTCGCCGCGAAGGCGAGCGGGACCCGGTTCGGTCGACCGCCGGTGGACCCGGCCGAGGTCGAAGAGAAGCTCGCCATCGCGCGCGATGCTCGCGCGAAGGGACGCACTGCAACCGAGGCGGCCCGCTTGGTCGGGTGGTCCAGGGCGACGTTGTACCGCCATGAGAAGGTGGCTTCCGAGCGTCGCTGAGTGTTGGGTCGATGCCCCGGAGTGTCGTCGAAAGTGTCCGTGGACCCGTTTGCGGCGATTCGAGCCCGGGCGGCGCTCAACGGCTATAGCATCCGCTCATAAAAACTCTCGGGATGAGGCGGGTCCTTCCAGTCTCCGCCATTGCCTTGGTCCTGCCGCTCGCGTTCGCAGCTTGGACTCCCGTGTCTGGTCCGGCGGTTGCTGCTGGCTGTCAGCTGCCAGCCGGGGACCTCACGATCGGGGATCTGCCGGAAGGCGCATCGGCTGTGGACTGTGATGCCATCGGTCGCGATGTACGTGCCGGCGGACTCGAGCTGGAGATCCCCGAGCCCGGGATGCGGGTCATGCTGGAGCACGTCTACCCGTCGGGAGCGGTGATCCTCGAGATCGCCGTCGATGAGGAAGGCATCGTCTCCTACGAAACTGAGTCGATGCTCGACGGGGCGGTGGAGGAGGACGAGGCCTCCGTCTCGGCCTCCGCGTCTGGGCCGTCCGAGTGTCGGCAGGACAACTGGAACATCCGCAATGAACGGCACAACAACCGCTGGACGTGGTACATCGGCGACGGCAGCTATCCAGCTGCGCTTGGATACTCCGCGTTCCGGCAGATCGCGCAACAGACCATCGGGAGGATCAAGAGCGCGCACAACGACTGCGGGTTCAGCGACAAGATCAGCCAGCTGCAAACGACGTTCGGCGGCAAGACCTCCTATGAGTCCGACTTCAAGATCGAGAACGGTGTCAGCAAGTGCGCGAGCCGCGACGGTCGCAGTACGCTCGACGCCGGCAACCTCGACAAGAGCGGTAACCCGCCCTTGGCAGCCGAGTGCACGTGGACGACCAACAGTGGCTCCCGCCGCGACATCGTTGAGTCCGACGTACGTTTCAACATCCGCGACTTCGACTTCACCACGACACCATGGAACTGCTCGGGCAAGTGGGACGTCAGATCAGTGCTGATGCACGAGTTCGGACACTCGGTCGGTCTCGGACACGTCTCCGAAAGTAGGTACCCGAGGATGACGATGAGCCCCGGAATCGCCAAGTGCAGCGGCTCGGCAAGGACACTCGGAAAGGGCGACATCCATGGCCTCCAGCTCCTCTACTGCCTCAACCAGAACTGCCACCGGATCAGCTAGATCAGCGCAGCTGCGACGGTGGTGGAGCCGTTCCTTCGCGCTTGCCCTCGTCGGCCTACTAGCGGCCTGTGGGACCGATTCGTCGTCCTCTGCTGGCGGTGGTGAGGACCTCACCGGCGCCGAGGGGGCAAGTTGCCCTGCGGAGCTTGTGTTTGAGGGCAGGACCTACCAGGAAACACCGCACGTGAAGCAACTCCCCAGGACTCAGCGACTCGGTGAGGCGCGGTTCACGAGCTGCATTGACAGCGACGACGTTGTGCCCGCCTGGGCGCTCCCCGGCACCGATGCGGCCACGGCATTCGTAGCGGAGCTCGGCAGCGAGGCCTTCCTCTACGTCGAGGAATCTCAGGACCCCTGTAGCGTGGCCCAGGCACGCTGCGCGGACGAGTGAACCGCAAACGAGTTGGCGGCCAGCCGGTGCTTCTTCGGGCCGGGCCGTCGAGGAGCGGGGCTGCTCCCACCGCTGCTGGGCGTTGACGATGGTGGAGGCGCCGAGACGCTGAGCCTTTGTTCAGTGTCTTTAGAACTAGGGGTGCCGGTATGGACGCTGTCACCAGCCGCCAACGAGCCAGGACCGTCGGCTACCCGTGTTGGCTGTCGAGGTGTCGGTAGATGGTGGGCCTGCTGACGCCGAACTCGTCGGCGACCTGCTGCACGGTGTAGCGCCGTTTTCCATCGGCGCCGGTCTCCTCGTACATCTGGCGCGCCAGCTTCACCTGGCGGGGCCCGAGCTTCGGCTTCTGGCCACCGGTGCGGCCGCGTGCTCGGGCGGCCGCGAGGCCGTCCCGCGT comes from Nocardioides panacisoli and encodes:
- a CDS encoding recombinase family protein; amino-acid sequence: MRLLGYTRVSTAAQDAQLQVDALVGAGVERRDVFSDVTSGSRSAVERPGMKLLLAYVESGDTVVVWRIDRLGRSLVDVLDTVNLLREREVKVRSVSDGIDPETASGRMMLGMLATLAEYERELITERINAGIVAAKASGTRFGRPPVDPAEVEEKLAIARDARAKGRTATEAARLVGWSRATLYRHEKVASERR
- a CDS encoding matrixin family metalloprotease; the encoded protein is MSGPAVAAGCQLPAGDLTIGDLPEGASAVDCDAIGRDVRAGGLELEIPEPGMRVMLEHVYPSGAVILEIAVDEEGIVSYETESMLDGAVEEDEASVSASASGPSECRQDNWNIRNERHNNRWTWYIGDGSYPAALGYSAFRQIAQQTIGRIKSAHNDCGFSDKISQLQTTFGGKTSYESDFKIENGVSKCASRDGRSTLDAGNLDKSGNPPLAAECTWTTNSGSRRDIVESDVRFNIRDFDFTTTPWNCSGKWDVRSVLMHEFGHSVGLGHVSESRYPRMTMSPGIAKCSGSARTLGKGDIHGLQLLYCLNQNCHRIS